From a single Sulfolobus sp. E5-1-F genomic region:
- a CDS encoding lactate/malate dehydrogenase family protein produces the protein MKIEKSLIYFRMHIYTRDSMVKIAFIGVGKIGQTIAYSVIFDGLASEAILYDIIPELPEKFEHELRHAIATRGLSTEVIGTNSLDDVTNADIILIMAGKPRKPGMSRRDLFVDNAKIQIDLAKQLPPKNPGALYIMVANPVDMMASVFMRFSKQFTISTGDTVETMRMRAYISKKLKVPVTKITGYVAGEHGEDAVVLWSTVKVNGKPFEEVAKGLTKEEVENYVKSIPGEIIRVMGGTTWGPATIIKDIVRSVVLNEGRVMSIATPRTYKDEIIHISVPTVVGAEIGPSLEGVLPESDRERLNKSVEDFYKVYKENLDHLLQVIKQ, from the coding sequence ATGAAAATTGAAAAAAGCTTAATATACTTTAGGATGCATATTTATACTCGTGATAGTATGGTAAAAATAGCTTTTATAGGAGTAGGAAAAATAGGTCAGACGATAGCTTATTCTGTAATTTTTGACGGTTTAGCCAGTGAAGCTATATTATACGATATTATTCCAGAATTACCAGAAAAGTTTGAACACGAGTTAAGACATGCAATAGCTACTAGAGGTCTTTCCACTGAAGTAATCGGTACTAACTCTCTTGATGATGTAACCAATGCTGATATCATACTTATTATGGCGGGTAAGCCAAGGAAACCCGGAATGAGCAGAAGGGATCTATTTGTTGATAATGCGAAAATACAAATAGACCTCGCAAAGCAGCTTCCTCCTAAAAACCCAGGTGCGTTATACATAATGGTTGCAAATCCAGTAGATATGATGGCTTCAGTATTCATGAGATTCTCTAAACAATTTACAATAAGTACTGGAGACACAGTAGAGACAATGAGAATGAGAGCATATATAAGTAAGAAACTCAAAGTTCCAGTGACTAAGATAACTGGATACGTAGCGGGAGAACATGGAGAAGATGCAGTAGTTTTATGGAGTACAGTAAAAGTTAATGGGAAACCATTTGAGGAAGTAGCTAAAGGGTTAACTAAGGAGGAGGTCGAAAATTACGTTAAGTCAATACCAGGAGAGATAATAAGAGTGATGGGAGGTACAACCTGGGGACCTGCAACTATAATAAAGGACATTGTTAGATCAGTAGTCTTAAATGAAGGGAGAGTTATGAGCATCGCAACTCCTAGAACTTATAAAGATGAAATAATACATATAAGTGTTCCAACAGTTGTAGGAGCTGAAATAGGACCAAGTTTAGAGGGTGTTTTGCCAGAAAGTGACAGAGAGAGGTTAAATAAATCTGTTGAGGACTTTTACAAGGTCTATAAGGAGAACTTAGATCATCTATTGCAAGTAATTAAACAATGA
- the agl3 gene encoding UDP-sulfoquinovose synthase: MKVLILGADGYLGWPLALRLAKRGHEVIGVDNLYTRNAVREVGSDSAFPLPDPEERITAARKLLDFNIVFHRADVKDFDKLHEIIQKYKPDAVVHFAEQRSAPYSMIDVNHANYTFINNLTSTINLIYSIIKVDPSIHILKMGTMGEYGTPNYDILESPFVEIEINGKKDKIPFPKWASSWYHWSKVYDSYNLLWANKVWNLTITDIMQGPVYGTRTEEIIDEKLRTRFDFDEVWGTVVNRYCVEAVLGLPLTPYGKGGQTRGFISLEDSMQALTTLLEHPPSQGEYRVVNQIHEVYSVGQIAQMVKEVAESMGLRVTIQNVRNPRVEKEEHYYKVETKILPSLGFRPKKNMKEEIKNMIEDLIPYKNRLESFKHVILPKTDWRKGRT; encoded by the coding sequence ATGAAAGTACTTATTCTAGGTGCCGATGGCTACCTTGGATGGCCATTAGCATTGAGATTAGCTAAGAGAGGACATGAAGTTATTGGAGTAGATAACCTATACACTAGAAATGCAGTAAGGGAAGTAGGGTCAGATTCTGCATTTCCATTACCAGATCCAGAAGAAAGAATTACAGCAGCAAGGAAATTACTTGATTTCAATATAGTTTTTCACAGAGCTGATGTCAAGGATTTTGATAAATTACATGAGATTATTCAAAAGTATAAACCAGATGCCGTAGTACATTTCGCCGAACAAAGATCTGCTCCATACTCAATGATTGATGTTAATCACGCTAATTATACCTTCATAAATAATCTTACTAGCACGATAAATCTCATTTATTCAATAATTAAAGTAGATCCAAGTATCCACATTTTAAAGATGGGAACAATGGGAGAATATGGAACACCAAATTATGATATACTAGAGTCACCATTCGTAGAAATCGAAATAAACGGCAAAAAGGATAAGATTCCATTTCCTAAATGGGCTAGTAGTTGGTATCATTGGAGTAAAGTTTATGATAGCTATAACTTGTTATGGGCAAATAAGGTATGGAATTTGACTATCACCGATATTATGCAAGGCCCAGTATATGGTACGAGAACTGAAGAGATTATAGACGAGAAGTTGAGAACAAGGTTCGATTTTGATGAGGTTTGGGGAACTGTTGTTAATAGATATTGTGTGGAAGCAGTATTGGGTCTTCCGTTAACACCTTATGGAAAAGGAGGTCAAACTAGAGGATTCATCTCACTTGAGGATAGTATGCAAGCGCTAACTACTCTATTGGAGCATCCTCCTAGTCAAGGAGAATATAGAGTCGTTAATCAAATTCATGAGGTGTATAGTGTGGGTCAAATAGCTCAAATGGTCAAAGAAGTTGCTGAATCTATGGGACTGAGAGTTACTATTCAAAATGTCAGAAACCCTAGAGTAGAAAAAGAGGAGCACTATTATAAAGTTGAAACTAAGATACTGCCATCGTTAGGATTTCGCCCTAAAAAGAACATGAAGGAAGAGATAAAGAACATGATAGAGGACTTAATTCCTTACAAGAATAGGCTAGAATCATTTAAACATGTAATACTACCTAAGACGGATTGGAGAAAAGGAAGAACTTAA
- a CDS encoding winged helix-turn-helix transcriptional regulator, whose protein sequence is MDSIDKGILKILLKDARTPQRRIAMTLGISPPAVSYRMEKLFGDIIKRFTLYVNPNFLGRYHGYVAFNNLYDWDGDYIAKIECLEEVNVYEIDSKSRLELDEKIRKMSEKLGEPKMIYIPHQMPYSPSKFDLKVVSILKEKPLIKPIELAEELGVSSKTIRRHLRYLYSKKFIRLIPIIDLNKAEMSIFAVFTSKVEDGKKFFAKYTFTEIEDDKAGIFVNVVDSIDEARDLALKFKREYDKDAEIMITTKYEFL, encoded by the coding sequence ATGGACTCAATAGATAAGGGAATATTAAAGATACTTCTAAAAGATGCTAGAACACCACAAAGAAGAATTGCAATGACGCTAGGCATATCTCCTCCAGCCGTCAGTTATAGAATGGAAAAGTTATTTGGGGATATAATAAAAAGATTTACACTTTACGTTAATCCAAATTTCCTAGGTAGATATCATGGTTATGTAGCTTTTAACAATTTATACGATTGGGATGGGGATTATATAGCTAAGATTGAGTGTTTAGAAGAAGTTAACGTTTATGAAATTGATTCCAAGAGTAGACTTGAACTTGACGAAAAGATACGAAAAATGAGCGAGAAATTGGGAGAACCGAAAATGATCTATATACCACATCAAATGCCTTACAGTCCATCTAAGTTTGACTTAAAAGTAGTAAGCATACTTAAAGAGAAACCTCTAATAAAACCAATTGAACTTGCTGAAGAGTTAGGAGTATCATCTAAAACAATTAGAAGACATCTAAGATATTTGTATAGCAAAAAATTCATCCGACTAATACCTATTATAGATTTAAATAAAGCTGAGATGTCCATATTCGCAGTATTTACATCCAAAGTGGAGGATGGGAAAAAATTCTTTGCAAAATATACTTTCACTGAAATAGAGGATGACAAAGCTGGAATATTTGTAAATGTGGTTGATAGTATAGATGAAGCTAGAGACCTTGC